One window of the Kwoniella dejecticola CBS 10117 chromosome 3, complete sequence genome contains the following:
- a CDS encoding DNA ligase D, 3'-phosphoesterase domain-containing protein, with amino-acid sequence MWTLHQLKKKRKTKHAIAIQVPSAPVQRQRNDVEEEQEDRVGIWGFTKAEIDRFPALRKRNFWCIQRHSATAMHYDLRMQIDGGTVSWAVPKGLIGISKNGESSRLAVETTIHPISYTTYEGADGRNFSAGRKGGTLLWDIGEYIITKPSSAADSTSEEDRPSRPSKRQRRQVSDADQPEEEGSEDPDGKHQEDLFRQFLYRQVGYGKSRSIHFILRGGRKMTNHHFILVLATAHAHTFSASGQIKKTWFLRLPKEVDEYLWDQGGEEGDFWGRSVKTGRSLKEVTAGYVARPDRWKEEAARFASWFGDDD; translated from the exons ATGTGGACTCTACATcaattgaagaagaagaggaagaccaaACATGCGATAGCGATTCAAGTACCCTCAGCACCCGTACAGCGACAGCGAaatgatgtggaagaagagcaggaagaccGAGTTGGAATATGGGGTTTTACTAAAGCTGAGATTGATAGATTCCCTGcgttgagaaagaggaatttCTGGTGCATCCAACGACACTCTGCTACTG CGATGCACTATGATCTGCGAATGCAAATTGACGGAGGGACGGTCAGTTGGGCAGTCCCGAAAGGTTTGATTGGGATATCGAAAAATGGTGAATCCAGTAGATTGGCTGTGGAGACTACGATTCACCCGATTAGCTATACCACGTACGAAG GAGCCGATGGAAGAA ACTTCTCCGCAGGCAGGAAGGGAGGAACAC TACTCTGGGATATCGGAGAATACATAATCACAAAACCATCCTCCGCAGCTGATTCTACCTCGGAGGAAGACAGACCGTCCAGACCTTCGAAACGCCAAAGAAGACAGGTGTCGGATGCGGATCAgcccgaagaagagggcaGTGAGGACCC CGATGGGAAACATCAAGAAGACCTCTTCCGACAATTTCTGTATAGGCAAGTAGGGTATGGGAAGAGCAGGAGCATACACTTCATActgagaggaggaaggaaaatGACCAATCATC ACTTCATCCTTGTGCTGGCCACTGCTCACGCacacaccttctccgcctccgggcagatcaagaagacatGGTTCCTGCGCTTACCTAAAGAAGTCGATGAGTATCTGTGGGATCAAGGAGGcgaggaaggtgatttcTGGGGTAGGAGcgtgaaga CTGGAAGATCACTCAAGGAGGTAACGGCGGGCTACGTGGCGCGTCCAGACaggtggaaagaggaagcggCTCGTTTTGCCAGCTGGTTCGGCGATGACGATTAG